In Octopus bimaculoides isolate UCB-OBI-ISO-001 chromosome 14, ASM119413v2, whole genome shotgun sequence, the following are encoded in one genomic region:
- the LOC106875550 gene encoding serine/threonine-protein phosphatase 6 regulatory ankyrin repeat subunit B isoform X2 has product MDLTKMWCGFPISKCCPLTPVCRCVSQLRSIYTWTISKAMGNSKWSKNEAAVLGMPQRERRLHLAVMGNERETVRNLILEGADINYPWSNPTVPSVKDSTTPLLAAVSLNHVDITMILLNAGANVNLADRNDCTPLYKAAYHGRPHLVDILVQAGADINRADKDGQTPLYICVQNAIVHSSFATVQKLLTAGASLDKCDNSGKSPLNVAAHWKLKDMISILLTAHSDVNMTDKRGHTPLYVCVSSLSTGLYKEDLKYQVPCIKVLYCAGCDMLNLVDWLKWKGPGIPPELLSDKGDEAFFEWYTTSIRSPHSLCNLCRKVIQQTLCANNSSQDYMKLVSTLPLPHKLRVYLSRKMFHLPTS; this is encoded by the exons ATGGATTTGACTAAAATGTGGTGTGGTTTCCCCATCTCTAAATGCTGTCCTCTGACCCCTGTCTGCCGGTGTGTCTCACAATTGAGGAGCATCTACACATGGACAATTTCCAAA GCCATGGGGAACTCAAAGTGGAGTAAGAACGAAGCAGCAGTACTTGGAATGCCACAGCGTGAGCGCCGGCTGCACCTTGCTGTGATGGGCAATGAACGGGAGACTGTGCGCAACCTTATTCTGGAAGGTGCAGACATAAACTACCCTTGGAGCAATCCTACAGTTCCCAGTGTGAAGGACAGCACCACACCTCTTTTGGCTGCTGTCTCATTGAATCATGTTGATATTACTATG ATCCTTCTAAATGCTGGTGCCAATGTGAATCTAGCAGACCGTAATGACTGTACACCTCTCTACAAGGCAGCCTATCATGGTCGTCCTCACTTGGTAGATATCCTAGTTCAGGCTGGTGCTGATATTAATCGTGCTGATAAAGATGGACAGACACCCCTCTATATCTGTGTACAGAATGCTATTGTGCATTCCAGCTTTGCTACTGTACAGAAGCTACTCACTGCCGGTGCCTCTCTTGATAA ATGTGACAATTCTGGCAAGTCCCCACTGAATGTGGCTGCCCACTGGAAGTTAAAGGACATGATAAGTATCCTACTGACCGCGCACAGTGATGTAAACATGACTGATAAACGGGGCCACACCCCGCTCTATGTGTGTGTCAGCTCATTGAGCACCGGCCTCTACAAGGAAGACCTGAAATACCAAGTGCCGTGCATCAAGGTGTTGTATTGTGCTGGCTGTGACATGCTCAATCTTGTTGACTGGCTGAAATGGAAAGGTCCCGGCATCCCACCTGAGCTGCTGTCTGACAAGGGTGACGAAGCGTTCTTTGAGTGGTACACCACCAGCATACGGTCACCGCACTCCCTCTGCAACTTGTGCCGTAAGGTCATCCAACAGACTCTGTGTGCAAATAATTCCTCACAGGACTACATGAAGCTTGTATCAACTTTACCACTGCCTCACAAACTGCGTGTTTACCTGTCTCGCAAAATGTTTCACTTGCCCACATCCTGA
- the LOC106875550 gene encoding serine/threonine-protein phosphatase 6 regulatory ankyrin repeat subunit B isoform X1: MKMMSCVQSPDLKEDAQDHSGNPEPRGTDTTLTPMMTSSEFLLNYDLQAMGNSKWSKNEAAVLGMPQRERRLHLAVMGNERETVRNLILEGADINYPWSNPTVPSVKDSTTPLLAAVSLNHVDITMILLNAGANVNLADRNDCTPLYKAAYHGRPHLVDILVQAGADINRADKDGQTPLYICVQNAIVHSSFATVQKLLTAGASLDKCDNSGKSPLNVAAHWKLKDMISILLTAHSDVNMTDKRGHTPLYVCVSSLSTGLYKEDLKYQVPCIKVLYCAGCDMLNLVDWLKWKGPGIPPELLSDKGDEAFFEWYTTSIRSPHSLCNLCRKVIQQTLCANNSSQDYMKLVSTLPLPHKLRVYLSRKMFHLPTS; encoded by the exons ATGAAGATGATGAGCTGCGTCCAGTCCCCTGATTTAAAAGAAGATGCTCAGGACCATAGTGGAAACCCTGAACCCCGGGGCACTGACACGACTCTCACCCCTATGATGACATCTTCCGAATTTCTGCTGAACTACGACCTCCAG GCCATGGGGAACTCAAAGTGGAGTAAGAACGAAGCAGCAGTACTTGGAATGCCACAGCGTGAGCGCCGGCTGCACCTTGCTGTGATGGGCAATGAACGGGAGACTGTGCGCAACCTTATTCTGGAAGGTGCAGACATAAACTACCCTTGGAGCAATCCTACAGTTCCCAGTGTGAAGGACAGCACCACACCTCTTTTGGCTGCTGTCTCATTGAATCATGTTGATATTACTATG ATCCTTCTAAATGCTGGTGCCAATGTGAATCTAGCAGACCGTAATGACTGTACACCTCTCTACAAGGCAGCCTATCATGGTCGTCCTCACTTGGTAGATATCCTAGTTCAGGCTGGTGCTGATATTAATCGTGCTGATAAAGATGGACAGACACCCCTCTATATCTGTGTACAGAATGCTATTGTGCATTCCAGCTTTGCTACTGTACAGAAGCTACTCACTGCCGGTGCCTCTCTTGATAA ATGTGACAATTCTGGCAAGTCCCCACTGAATGTGGCTGCCCACTGGAAGTTAAAGGACATGATAAGTATCCTACTGACCGCGCACAGTGATGTAAACATGACTGATAAACGGGGCCACACCCCGCTCTATGTGTGTGTCAGCTCATTGAGCACCGGCCTCTACAAGGAAGACCTGAAATACCAAGTGCCGTGCATCAAGGTGTTGTATTGTGCTGGCTGTGACATGCTCAATCTTGTTGACTGGCTGAAATGGAAAGGTCCCGGCATCCCACCTGAGCTGCTGTCTGACAAGGGTGACGAAGCGTTCTTTGAGTGGTACACCACCAGCATACGGTCACCGCACTCCCTCTGCAACTTGTGCCGTAAGGTCATCCAACAGACTCTGTGTGCAAATAATTCCTCACAGGACTACATGAAGCTTGTATCAACTTTACCACTGCCTCACAAACTGCGTGTTTACCTGTCTCGCAAAATGTTTCACTTGCCCACATCCTGA